Proteins from a single region of Hordeum vulgare subsp. vulgare chromosome 6H, MorexV3_pseudomolecules_assembly, whole genome shotgun sequence:
- the LOC123402543 gene encoding protein FLUORESCENT IN BLUE LIGHT, chloroplastic-like: MQAAASCRGAAAYRRACHSPPRPPVPSLLLPIRVGVGRFSDAAVPLRLRFGSPPHPRARGGGGDFARLDARNGEAWQLTRALALILPDLQKTAHASLLKTAVLSTMSMLIMPLEASAETCQPTSSFANMPIFIAVALIGAAVGGLLARQRKDELKRLNNQLRQINTALRRQAQIESFAPGLTYAPVGRTGETEVIVDPRKQQLAVNLKNGKNYMRNQDLDKAVTEFKIALELAESIGDRFEEKKAVRGLGASLQRLGQYREAMSWYYRVLALSKETGEDSGCTEAYGAIADCCADLGDLEGAARLYDEYISRLQPRD; the protein is encoded by the exons ATGCAGGCGGCGGCCTCTTGTCGGGGCGCGGCAGCCTACCGCCGCGCTTGCCACTCTCCCCCGCGCCCTCCCGTTCCCTCTCTTCTTCTACCCATCCGCGTCGGCGTCGGACGTTTCTCCG ACGCGGCGGTTCCGCTCCGCCTCCGATTCGGCTCCCCGCCCCACCCTCGGGCTCGCGGCGGCGGTGGCGATTTCGCGCGCCTGGATGCCAGGAACGGGGAGGCGTGGCAGCTGACGCGCGCGCTCGCGCTCATCCTTCCCGATCTCCAG AAAACGGCGCATGCCAGCCTGCTGAAAACTGCTGTTCTTTCAACAATGTCGATGCTCATAATGCCTCTTGAGGCATCAGCGGAGACATGCCAACCGACTAGTTCTTTTGCCAATATGCCCATTTTTATTGCTGTCGCTCTAATAGGAGCTGCTGTGGGTG GATTATTAGCACGGCAAAGAAAGGACGAACTGAAGCGATTGAACAATCAACTTCGTCAGATTAATACTGCTCTTAGGAGGCAGGCGCAGATTGAGTCGTTTGCTCCCGGTCTTACTTATGCGCCTGTAGGGAGAACAGGAGAAACTGAGGTCATTGTTGATCCCAGGAAGCAGCAGTTGGCTGTAAATTTGAAAAACGGGAAGAATTATATGAGGAATCAGGACCTTGATAAGGCGGTAACGGAGTTCAAGATAGCTCTGGAGCTTGCAGAAAGCATAGGGGATCGCTTTGAGGAGAAGAAAGCTGTGCGAGGATTAG GCGCATCACTGCAAAGGTTGGGACAGTACAGAGAAGCAATGAGCTGGTACTACAGGGTCCTGGCGCTATCAAAGGAAACCGGCGAGGATTCTGGCTGCACCGAGGCCTACGGCGCGATAGCCGACTGCTGCGCCGATCTCGGCGATTTGGAGGGAGCAGCGAGGTTGTATGACGAGTACATATCAAGGCTGCAGCCCCGCGATTGA